A stretch of the Thiomicrospira pelophila DSM 1534 genome encodes the following:
- a CDS encoding Tim44 domain-containing protein, whose product MKSTLFSMAALVLSLTFVLPQPAEAKRFGGGGSFGKQKSMTMQQRQAPAQKQQAAQTPRQGAKAGQAATGSAKWLGPLAGLAAGGFLAWMIFGEGFEGFQFFDILLVALLIMGLMMFLRARQRQQQTLAYEQGSEPQTRQSQPPIYERANSAPSANTDRNAEPLVPVIGSGLSDYAQHGVDAPAWFDQASFVEGAKQHFMAIQAAWDRADATEIKSYCTPELFAELQGLMQQVQAGENHTAVDTLYTEVLDQSLEDEYFVVSLGFSGFIKESHDEPAHAFNEIWHIRRLAKGEGDWQIAGIQQPF is encoded by the coding sequence ATGAAGTCAACGTTATTTTCGATGGCCGCGCTCGTGTTGAGCTTAACGTTTGTGCTACCGCAGCCGGCGGAAGCCAAGCGTTTTGGTGGCGGTGGCAGTTTTGGAAAACAAAAATCCATGACTATGCAACAGCGTCAAGCGCCTGCACAGAAGCAGCAAGCGGCGCAAACCCCACGTCAAGGCGCTAAAGCCGGTCAAGCGGCGACGGGTTCTGCTAAATGGTTAGGACCTTTGGCGGGTTTAGCTGCAGGCGGTTTTCTGGCTTGGATGATTTTCGGTGAAGGCTTTGAAGGGTTCCAGTTTTTCGACATTTTGTTGGTGGCGTTATTAATTATGGGTTTGATGATGTTTTTGCGCGCTCGTCAACGTCAGCAACAAACGTTGGCTTACGAACAAGGCTCAGAGCCTCAAACCCGTCAGTCGCAGCCGCCGATTTATGAGCGTGCAAATAGTGCGCCGTCGGCGAATACAGACCGCAATGCGGAACCGCTTGTGCCGGTCATTGGCTCGGGTTTAAGCGATTACGCACAACATGGTGTGGATGCACCGGCTTGGTTTGATCAGGCCAGTTTTGTAGAGGGTGCGAAACAGCATTTTATGGCGATTCAAGCGGCTTGGGATCGCGCTGATGCGACTGAAATTAAAAGCTATTGTACTCCCGAGTTATTTGCAGAATTACAAGGCTTAATGCAGCAAGTTCAAGCTGGCGAAAACCATACTGCGGTCGATACCCTTTATACAGAGGTATTGGATCAATCTTTGGAAGATGAGTATTTTGTCGTGAGCTTAGGGTTTAGTGGCTTTATTAAAGAGTCTCATGATGAGCCTGCTCACGCCTTTAATGAAATTTGGCATATTCGCCGTTTAGCCAAAGGCGAAGGCGATTGGCAAATTGCAGGGATTCAACAGCCGTTTTAA
- a CDS encoding RNase A-like domain-containing protein has product MKHWILLSLFSLLLLGCSDNQPTEVGGPGDSRLPIHVVLSEHETHGHTIARHVGKTDAYLMERLQKNKRLKTVSTFSSLTMAEASVNAVLNLKRAEVADWWHGDLARQAFFARVPTHGSYMTRAMLEQQGERVQSQPVPQQAVVRVVLARKADGFYVLTAFPQPDN; this is encoded by the coding sequence ATGAAACATTGGATATTGCTTAGTTTATTCAGTTTGTTATTACTCGGTTGCAGTGATAATCAACCTACTGAAGTCGGTGGGCCGGGAGACTCGCGTTTACCGATTCATGTTGTACTTTCCGAACATGAAACCCACGGTCACACCATCGCGCGGCATGTCGGTAAAACCGACGCTTATTTAATGGAACGGTTACAAAAAAATAAGCGCCTCAAAACGGTTTCGACTTTTAGTTCTCTAACGATGGCTGAAGCCTCGGTCAACGCGGTATTAAATCTAAAGCGCGCTGAAGTCGCGGATTGGTGGCATGGGGATTTGGCCCGCCAAGCCTTTTTTGCCCGCGTGCCGACGCATGGCTCCTATATGACGCGCGCGATGCTAGAGCAACAAGGCGAGCGGGTACAAAGTCAGCCAGTGCCTCAACAAGCCGTGGTGCGCGTGGTGTTGGCTCGCAAAGCGGATGGCTTTTACGTGCTGACGGCGTTTCCGCAACCGGATAATTAA
- a CDS encoding class I SAM-dependent methyltransferase — protein sequence MQQTQQQILRHHGGDGEHARQMISQTYAERHDEAFWQFWQQQMQGVIKPSDTLMDLGAGTGLFVQDLAQRYPDSKVIGIEAAPYMLEALVGLPANARIELDDLNAPGLVVAENSVAAIMTNLVVHEVIQPVLMFQAAYRWLKPGGRFCVIDLVRQPLEDYLTHRYPQAEISQGQLKREDLEDAFEHFLEHNRYHAADIIYMLEAVGFNLVDQAPLKNGRMVRLVVEKPAQVGA from the coding sequence ATGCAACAGACCCAACAGCAAATATTACGTCATCATGGTGGTGATGGTGAACACGCGCGTCAAATGATTAGTCAAACTTATGCCGAACGTCATGATGAAGCCTTTTGGCAGTTTTGGCAGCAACAGATGCAGGGTGTGATTAAGCCGAGTGATACCTTAATGGACTTGGGCGCGGGAACGGGTTTGTTTGTGCAAGACTTGGCGCAGCGTTATCCCGATTCGAAGGTGATTGGCATTGAGGCTGCGCCTTATATGTTAGAGGCGTTGGTGGGTTTACCGGCGAATGCGCGTATTGAGTTAGATGATTTAAATGCACCAGGCCTGGTGGTGGCTGAGAATTCGGTGGCCGCAATTATGACCAACTTAGTGGTGCATGAAGTGATTCAGCCGGTGTTGATGTTTCAAGCGGCGTATCGTTGGTTAAAACCGGGCGGTCGTTTTTGTGTGATTGACTTGGTTCGTCAGCCATTAGAGGATTACTTAACCCACCGTTATCCGCAAGCCGAAATCTCCCAAGGCCAGCTTAAACGCGAAGACCTGGAAGATGCGTTTGAGCATTTTTTAGAACATAATCGTTATCACGCCGCCGACATTATTTATATGCTCGAAGCGGTTGGTTTTAATTTAGTCGATCAAGCACCACTTAAAAATGGTCGCATGGTACGTTTGGTGGTGGAAAAACCCGCGCAGGTGGGCGCATGA
- a CDS encoding class I SAM-dependent methyltransferase, producing the protein MASIDQLKQDLEFNTNLFGHNLTFRSTWGIFSPREIDAGTELLLRHLKIQPNEVVLDLGCGYGPLGLAIAANAPQGEVHMVDKDFMAVEYANKNADLNCLSNAKAYLSNGLSNVPKNIQFTTVVSNMPAKVGKEMMSIMLHDIHEQMAPGGQLVVVTINGLRDYMKRNFMEVFGYYDKVKQGKDYTISRTIKQ; encoded by the coding sequence ATGGCCAGCATTGACCAGCTAAAACAAGATCTCGAATTTAACACCAACTTATTCGGTCACAACCTGACCTTTCGAAGCACTTGGGGCATTTTTAGCCCGCGCGAAATTGATGCTGGCACCGAGCTGTTGCTACGTCATCTTAAAATCCAACCGAATGAAGTTGTGTTAGATCTGGGCTGTGGCTATGGTCCATTAGGCTTGGCGATTGCGGCTAATGCACCGCAAGGCGAAGTGCATATGGTCGATAAAGATTTTATGGCCGTGGAATACGCCAACAAAAATGCCGACCTAAATTGTTTAAGTAACGCCAAAGCTTATTTGTCGAACGGTTTAAGCAACGTGCCTAAAAATATCCAGTTCACCACCGTGGTATCTAACATGCCAGCCAAAGTGGGCAAAGAAATGATGAGCATTATGTTACACGATATCCACGAACAGATGGCTCCTGGCGGCCAACTGGTGGTGGTGACCATTAATGGATTACGGGATTATATGAAACGTAATTTCATGGAAGTGTTTGGCTATTACGACAAGGTCAAGCAAGGTAAAGATTACACCATTTCGCGCACAATTAAACAGTAA
- the truD gene encoding tRNA pseudouridine(13) synthase TruD — protein sequence MSHYSTLPYAYGVPNAQARIKSEPADFQVEETIAYSLSGEGEHLWLWVEKQGENTDWAAQHLAKWAGIRLRDIGYAGLKDRHGITRQWFSLYLPGRENPDFAAFQFDSMRILKHTRHQRKLQTGGLSGNRFILTLRDVSGDQAEIEQRLEQIQTQGVPNYFGEQRFGRNEHNLVMAQRFFDGELTRLKPAQRSLYISSARSFIFNEILAERVRQQAWNQAWPGDVFQLEGSDKWFVDDASNELIERVNELDIHPTGALVGAGELATQQAALKLETQVLTKYQAWYQALADLGLKQERRALRVLPKKLNWQWVDNQTLQVDFSLAPGRYATVVIRELFTILTL from the coding sequence TTGTCCCACTATTCAACCCTGCCTTACGCTTATGGCGTACCCAATGCTCAAGCCCGTATTAAATCCGAACCGGCTGACTTTCAAGTCGAAGAAACCATTGCTTATTCGCTCAGTGGTGAAGGCGAACATTTATGGTTATGGGTTGAAAAACAAGGCGAAAACACCGATTGGGCCGCGCAACACTTAGCCAAATGGGCGGGCATTCGATTGCGCGATATTGGCTACGCCGGGTTAAAAGACCGTCACGGTATTACGCGCCAATGGTTCAGTCTATATCTGCCTGGGCGCGAAAATCCGGATTTTGCCGCATTTCAATTTGATTCCATGCGCATCCTCAAACACACGCGTCACCAACGCAAGCTGCAAACGGGCGGCTTAAGTGGTAATCGGTTTATTCTCACTTTGCGAGACGTGAGCGGTGATCAAGCCGAAATCGAACAACGTCTAGAGCAAATTCAAACCCAAGGTGTGCCCAACTATTTTGGTGAGCAACGTTTTGGTCGAAACGAACATAATCTCGTCATGGCGCAGCGTTTTTTTGACGGCGAACTCACGCGTTTAAAACCGGCGCAACGCAGCCTCTATATCTCATCCGCGCGTTCGTTTATTTTTAACGAAATTTTAGCCGAGCGCGTACGCCAACAAGCTTGGAACCAGGCCTGGCCGGGCGATGTATTTCAGTTGGAAGGCTCGGATAAATGGTTTGTGGACGATGCGTCGAACGAATTAATCGAGCGTGTAAATGAACTTGATATTCACCCTACCGGCGCACTGGTGGGGGCAGGGGAATTAGCCACACAGCAGGCCGCACTCAAGCTCGAAACCCAAGTGCTCACCAAGTACCAGGCCTGGTACCAAGCCCTTGCGGATTTAGGTTTAAAACAAGAGCGCCGCGCTTTGCGGGTTTTGCCCAAAAAACTGAACTGGCAATGGGTCGATAATCAAACATTACAAGTCGATTTTAGCTTGGCACCGGGGCGCTACGCCACGGTGGTGATTCGAGAATTGTTCACTATTCTCACACTATAA
- a CDS encoding UvrD-helicase domain-containing protein translates to MHSLNPRQLEAVLHIDTPLLVLAGAGSGKTRVITEKIAHLVRKHDYKPHNIYAVTFTNKAAREMKERVSKLMVDEPIKGLNVSTFHNLGLNIIRQEYKALNYKANFSIMDSTDTGQILKELMRKNDLDPEELDGVQWTISGWKNQHIAPQTALELAENPLEQARARLYGAYQKQLHAYNAVDFDDLIGLPVRLFNENPEILTKWQNKVRYLLVDEYQDTNAAQYQLVTQLVGLGGKLTVVGDDDQSIYAWRGAQPENLALLQQDFPGLHLVKLEQNYRSSQRILNSANQLIANNPHVFDKLLWSEMGLGDPIRVIGCANENQEAERVVSEIIVHKFKYRTKNRDYAILYRGNHQARLIERALREQNLPYILSGGQSFFERAEIKDVMSYLKLIVNPDDDAAFLRIINTPRREIGAGTLEKLATYATNRGISLFDASQEFGLTQILKEKSLKRVQYFGALLLEWVKEAENVEGKDLIPFVRSVLDKIEYDNWLMETASSVKTAERRIENVRDLILWIERIVTKAHEEDGEELKLAKVVSHMTLMDILERNEEEADHDMISLMTLHASKGLEFPHVFLIGVEEEMLPHKQNLESPGLEEERRLAYVGITRAQRSLTITYAQKRRKYGEDTPCEASRFLHELPEDALHWEGKPGVELSQEEVKDHGNAHMANIRAMLASKLDD, encoded by the coding sequence ATGCACAGCCTAAACCCTCGACAATTAGAAGCCGTTTTGCACATCGACACGCCGTTATTGGTGTTGGCGGGCGCGGGTAGTGGCAAGACGCGTGTTATCACCGAGAAAATTGCTCATCTGGTGCGCAAGCACGACTACAAGCCGCACAATATTTATGCCGTCACCTTTACTAATAAGGCCGCGCGTGAGATGAAAGAGCGTGTGTCCAAGTTAATGGTGGATGAGCCAATAAAAGGTCTTAACGTCTCCACCTTTCATAACTTGGGTCTGAATATCATTCGCCAGGAATACAAGGCACTGAACTACAAAGCCAATTTCTCGATTATGGATTCGACCGATACCGGTCAGATTTTGAAAGAGCTGATGCGCAAAAACGATCTTGATCCAGAAGAGTTGGATGGTGTGCAGTGGACCATTTCGGGCTGGAAAAACCAACATATCGCACCCCAAACCGCGCTAGAATTGGCCGAAAATCCATTGGAGCAAGCGCGTGCTCGGCTTTATGGTGCCTATCAAAAACAGTTGCACGCTTATAACGCAGTGGATTTTGATGATTTGATTGGCTTGCCGGTGCGTTTGTTTAACGAAAACCCAGAAATCTTAACCAAGTGGCAAAACAAAGTGCGCTATTTGTTGGTGGATGAGTATCAAGACACCAATGCGGCGCAGTATCAATTGGTCACCCAGTTGGTTGGTTTAGGTGGCAAACTCACGGTGGTAGGCGACGACGACCAATCCATCTATGCTTGGCGTGGCGCACAGCCCGAAAACCTCGCCTTATTACAACAAGACTTTCCTGGTTTGCATTTGGTCAAACTCGAGCAAAATTACCGCTCCAGTCAGCGCATTTTGAACAGCGCCAACCAATTGATTGCCAATAACCCACACGTATTCGACAAGCTTTTGTGGAGTGAGATGGGGTTAGGCGATCCAATCCGCGTGATTGGATGCGCCAACGAAAACCAAGAGGCCGAACGCGTGGTGTCGGAGATTATTGTGCATAAGTTTAAATATCGCACTAAAAACCGCGACTATGCGATTTTATATCGCGGCAACCACCAGGCTCGCTTAATTGAACGTGCGTTACGTGAACAAAACTTGCCTTATATTTTGTCGGGCGGCCAATCGTTTTTTGAACGTGCGGAAATTAAAGATGTGATGTCTTATCTTAAATTAATTGTTAATCCAGATGACGACGCGGCGTTTTTACGCATTATCAATACACCGCGCCGCGAAATTGGCGCGGGCACGTTAGAGAAGCTTGCCACCTACGCCACCAATCGGGGCATTAGCTTATTCGACGCCAGCCAAGAGTTTGGCCTCACCCAAATCTTGAAAGAAAAATCGCTCAAACGCGTGCAGTATTTTGGCGCGTTATTATTGGAGTGGGTGAAAGAGGCCGAGAATGTCGAAGGCAAAGATTTAATTCCGTTTGTTCGCAGTGTGCTGGATAAAATTGAATACGACAACTGGTTAATGGAAACCGCCAGCAGTGTCAAAACCGCCGAACGTCGTATCGAAAACGTGCGTGACTTGATTCTCTGGATTGAACGTATAGTCACTAAAGCGCATGAAGAAGATGGCGAAGAGCTCAAGCTCGCCAAAGTCGTATCGCACATGACGCTGATGGATATTTTGGAGCGCAACGAAGAAGAAGCCGATCACGATATGATCAGCTTAATGACCTTGCACGCCTCAAAAGGTTTGGAATTTCCGCATGTGTTTTTGATTGGGGTGGAAGAAGAAATGCTGCCGCACAAACAAAACCTCGAATCACCAGGCTTGGAAGAAGAACGCCGTTTAGCCTATGTTGGTATTACACGCGCCCAACGCAGTTTAACCATTACCTATGCACAAAAACGCCGCAAATACGGTGAAGACACGCCCTGTGAAGCCAGTCGATTCCTGCACGAACTTCCCGAAGACGCCTTGCACTGGGAAGGCAAACCCGGCGTTGAACTCAGCCAAGAAGAAGTCAAAGACCACGGCAATGCTCACATGGCGAATATTCGCGCGATGTTAGCGTCAAAACTGGATGATTAA
- a CDS encoding HAMP domain-containing methyl-accepting chemotaxis protein, with protein sequence MSIKNRILSLVVGLLAFSVLAISIGLNEMRAFNNDLHALYDDRIVPLQDLKGIADSYAVNIVDTNHKLRNGNISWQEAEKNIVSAQKDIKQLWDGYMATTLTEQEAKLAQTAQSLMQPADRAVETLLGFVKARDMQALTQFSINELYPVIDPISEAITDLVNLQLKVAGELNESAQSNYESTMMIAIVGSILIFILAILFSRVTLLAVTRPLNELVRVSRHVQQKGDFSARVKVSKMDEVGIAASAFNELLENMAKAITDANRVVGAIAQSDFSQRVNAQYVGDLDKLKQGVNASADQVDFMMKELAKVMQAMYNGQFDAKMDERVPRAFSEQVESALSSINQVIVEINNVMHYMNQGKFQHRVNTEARGELATLKQNINSSMSALQAAIEDITRVVVAQSEGDLTQNITNEYHGDLRMLTEAVNTSAAKLTDVVSKAIEASDIVHSAADEVSKGALDLSQRVQEQAAALEETSATMDEMNSAVQNNTENAKQATHVAENVQKQANQGSQVMQQTIEAMNSIQESSHKISEIVTLIDGIAFQTNLLALNAAVEAARAGDHGRGFAVVAGEVRALAQKSAEAAKDISALIGESVSRIDQGTKLASESGEMLNAITGSVEEVTQMISQIARASAEQAEGVNQVHQAIADIDQVTQQNAALVEETSAASESMSEQAANLSQDMAFFNTGHANKRITSTSKPKALTQQSETPKALAKPADKPGKSKSTSSKDQKSARMEQNDEWSEF encoded by the coding sequence ATGTCGATTAAAAACAGAATTCTCAGCCTAGTAGTGGGGTTGTTAGCTTTTTCGGTGCTTGCTATAAGCATTGGGCTTAATGAAATGCGTGCATTTAATAATGATCTACATGCGCTGTATGACGATCGAATCGTACCTTTGCAGGATTTAAAAGGGATTGCAGATTCTTACGCAGTCAATATTGTGGATACCAACCACAAATTAAGAAATGGCAATATCAGTTGGCAAGAAGCTGAAAAAAATATTGTGAGCGCTCAAAAGGATATTAAACAGCTTTGGGATGGCTATATGGCCACAACCTTAACTGAACAAGAAGCTAAGCTCGCACAAACGGCTCAAAGTTTAATGCAGCCAGCTGACCGTGCAGTTGAAACCTTGCTTGGTTTTGTAAAAGCACGTGATATGCAGGCCTTAACTCAGTTTAGTATTAACGAACTTTATCCAGTTATCGATCCAATCTCAGAAGCTATTACCGATTTAGTGAATTTACAGTTAAAAGTTGCGGGTGAGTTAAATGAATCGGCACAATCCAACTATGAATCCACCATGATGATCGCGATTGTTGGCTCGATTCTAATATTCATACTGGCTATATTATTTTCACGCGTGACCTTATTGGCTGTAACACGACCATTAAATGAGTTAGTAAGAGTGTCTCGCCATGTGCAACAAAAAGGCGACTTTAGTGCGCGTGTTAAAGTATCCAAAATGGATGAGGTGGGCATTGCGGCTTCGGCCTTTAATGAACTACTTGAAAACATGGCTAAAGCCATTACAGATGCGAATCGTGTGGTAGGAGCCATTGCTCAATCAGACTTTAGTCAACGTGTAAATGCCCAATATGTTGGCGATCTAGATAAGTTAAAACAAGGCGTTAATGCCTCGGCTGATCAAGTTGACTTTATGATGAAAGAGTTAGCAAAAGTCATGCAAGCCATGTATAACGGTCAGTTTGATGCCAAGATGGATGAGCGTGTACCGCGCGCCTTTAGCGAACAGGTAGAAAGTGCATTAAGCAGTATTAATCAAGTGATCGTTGAGATTAATAATGTGATGCATTATATGAACCAAGGTAAATTCCAACACCGTGTTAACACTGAAGCACGAGGAGAGTTGGCTACACTTAAACAAAATATTAATAGCTCAATGAGCGCCTTACAGGCTGCGATTGAAGATATTACACGTGTGGTTGTGGCACAATCTGAAGGCGATTTAACTCAGAATATCACCAATGAATATCATGGTGATTTACGTATGTTGACCGAAGCCGTGAACACCTCAGCAGCAAAATTAACCGATGTGGTTTCTAAAGCGATTGAGGCATCTGATATCGTCCATTCTGCGGCGGACGAAGTTTCCAAGGGGGCGCTTGATTTAAGTCAGCGAGTACAAGAGCAAGCTGCGGCGTTAGAGGAAACATCGGCTACTATGGATGAGATGAATTCAGCCGTCCAAAATAATACAGAAAATGCCAAACAAGCGACCCATGTGGCCGAAAACGTGCAAAAGCAAGCGAACCAAGGTTCGCAAGTGATGCAACAAACCATTGAAGCGATGAACTCGATTCAAGAGTCGAGTCATAAGATTTCCGAGATCGTCACCTTAATTGATGGCATTGCCTTCCAAACTAACTTACTTGCCTTAAACGCGGCGGTTGAAGCGGCGCGTGCCGGTGATCATGGTCGTGGCTTTGCGGTAGTCGCTGGTGAAGTACGTGCGTTAGCGCAGAAATCGGCCGAAGCGGCTAAAGACATTTCAGCCTTAATCGGTGAAAGTGTGTCACGTATCGATCAGGGGACCAAGCTGGCCTCCGAATCAGGGGAAATGTTAAACGCCATTACTGGCTCGGTAGAAGAAGTAACGCAAATGATCTCACAAATTGCCCGCGCTTCAGCCGAGCAAGCTGAAGGTGTGAATCAAGTGCATCAGGCGATTGCTGATATTGATCAGGTTACTCAGCAAAATGCCGCTTTGGTTGAAGAAACCTCTGCCGCCTCAGAAAGCATGAGTGAACAAGCGGCTAACTTAAGTCAAGATATGGCGTTCTTTAATACAGGACATGCCAACAAAAGAATCACGTCAACTTCAAAGCCTAAAGCATTAACACAACAGTCGGAAACACCTAAAGCATTGGCTAAGCCAGCTGACAAACCTGGCAAATCAAAATCTACTAGTTCAAAGGATCAAAAATCGGCTAGAATGGAACAAAATGATGAATGGAGTGAATTCTAA
- a CDS encoding cupin domain-containing protein codes for MLNLDEALNMDFSQKVVVQTESMDWLGSRADNVLRKPLEREFAESGRATSIVQFLSGSHFPAHQHGLGEEIFVLEGIFSDENGDYPAGTYLRNPPGSIHSPHSKEGCVIFVKLEQFSPEDTEKVVFDTNQAIMQPGIGNLEVLSLHSFQTEHTALVYWPPGEQFQPHRHWGGEEILVIKGEFIDEHGRYPKGTWIRSPHLSLHNPYVEEETLIYVKTGHL; via the coding sequence ATGCTTAATTTAGACGAAGCACTCAATATGGACTTTAGTCAAAAAGTGGTTGTGCAAACTGAAAGCATGGATTGGCTAGGTAGCCGGGCTGATAACGTATTGCGCAAACCCTTAGAAAGAGAATTTGCTGAATCGGGAAGAGCCACCAGCATCGTACAGTTTTTGTCTGGTTCTCATTTTCCTGCGCATCAACATGGCTTGGGTGAAGAAATATTTGTGTTAGAAGGCATTTTCTCGGATGAAAATGGCGATTATCCGGCTGGCACCTATTTACGCAACCCGCCTGGATCAATCCACTCTCCGCACTCCAAAGAAGGCTGTGTTATTTTTGTGAAATTAGAACAGTTTTCGCCAGAAGATACGGAAAAAGTGGTGTTTGATACGAATCAAGCCATCATGCAACCTGGTATTGGTAATTTAGAGGTCTTAAGTTTACATAGCTTTCAAACTGAACATACGGCACTCGTATATTGGCCACCCGGCGAACAATTCCAACCGCATCGTCATTGGGGTGGTGAAGAAATTTTGGTGATTAAAGGCGAGTTTATTGATGAGCATGGTCGCTACCCAAAAGGCACATGGATACGGAGTCCACACTTAAGTTTACATAACCCATATGTAGAAGAAGAAACCTTAATTTATGTTAAGACCGGACACCTGTAG
- a CDS encoding zinc ribbon domain-containing protein YjdM: MSELPNCPKCGSEYTYEDGEMYICPECAHEWSKHATQESDEKVYKDANGTILQDGDTVTVIKDLKVKGSSLVVKVGTKVKNIRLKDGDHDIDCKIDGIGQMSLKTEFVKKV; this comes from the coding sequence ATGAGTGAATTACCGAATTGCCCAAAATGCGGCTCCGAATATACCTACGAAGATGGCGAAATGTATATTTGCCCTGAGTGTGCGCATGAATGGTCAAAACACGCCACGCAAGAGTCGGACGAAAAAGTGTACAAAGATGCGAATGGCACAATTCTGCAAGACGGCGACACGGTCACGGTGATTAAAGATTTAAAAGTGAAAGGCTCATCGCTGGTGGTGAAAGTCGGCACCAAAGTGAAAAACATTCGTCTAAAAGACGGCGACCACGACATCGACTGCAAAATCGACGGCATCGGCCAAATGAGCCTTAAAACCGAGTTTGTGAAAAAGGTTTAA
- a CDS encoding iron-containing alcohol dehydrogenase: MIPAFQFAKMPAIQFGWGITDQKLADALLAQTQRSFMLISSGYADQHFVEPRLTRLFEQRSVHRVVVQGEPSADMIDNLVKQAPEDIELVVGFGGGSVLDAAKAVAGLLPERFSVVDYLEGVGCDRKLETDPLPFIAIPTTAGTGSETTKNAVISRLGEFKKSFRDDRLVAHQAWLDPAFLTHCPPNVLYATAMDAFTQLLESYTTLKANPITDALAWQGMELFNGAFDLIQSSEDSERQEGYGRLMLAASLSGMTLANAGLGAVHGLAGPIGAFFKAPHGLVCAKLLAPITRANIEALLSSDAEHAPQTLAKYTEVSQLLLGYADLPGMVMALENIVDTHLPQGLAEFGLRADNVQPILDHCRSGSMLGNPLVLSDQALKQAMLEAL, encoded by the coding sequence ATGATTCCAGCGTTTCAATTTGCAAAAATGCCTGCCATACAATTTGGTTGGGGAATCACCGACCAAAAACTCGCTGACGCATTATTGGCGCAAACACAGCGATCGTTCATGTTAATCAGTAGCGGTTATGCCGACCAACACTTTGTTGAACCACGTTTAACCAGGTTGTTTGAGCAGCGAAGCGTGCATCGTGTAGTTGTACAAGGCGAACCCTCTGCGGACATGATTGATAACCTAGTTAAGCAAGCGCCAGAAGACATTGAACTGGTGGTGGGTTTTGGCGGTGGCAGCGTGTTGGATGCGGCCAAAGCCGTGGCTGGTTTATTGCCAGAGCGTTTTTCGGTGGTGGATTATTTAGAGGGCGTGGGCTGTGATCGAAAGCTTGAAACCGATCCGCTGCCGTTTATTGCGATACCGACCACCGCCGGAACCGGCTCCGAAACTACAAAAAACGCCGTTATTTCACGCTTAGGCGAGTTTAAAAAATCCTTTCGAGATGATCGTCTGGTCGCCCATCAGGCCTGGTTGGACCCGGCTTTTTTAACGCATTGTCCGCCGAATGTGCTTTACGCCACGGCGATGGACGCGTTTACGCAATTGCTTGAGTCTTATACCACCCTGAAAGCCAACCCCATCACGGATGCGTTGGCCTGGCAGGGTATGGAGTTGTTTAACGGTGCATTCGATTTAATTCAATCAAGCGAGGACTCGGAGCGCCAAGAAGGTTATGGGCGTTTAATGTTAGCGGCGAGCTTGTCAGGCATGACGTTAGCTAATGCGGGGTTGGGCGCGGTGCACGGTTTAGCCGGACCGATTGGTGCATTTTTTAAAGCACCGCATGGTTTGGTGTGTGCCAAATTGCTCGCACCCATTACGCGCGCAAATATTGAAGCGTTGTTGTCGAGTGATGCGGAGCACGCGCCGCAAACGCTCGCTAAATATACTGAAGTGTCGCAGTTATTACTGGGTTATGCTGACCTACCAGGCATGGTGATGGCATTGGAAAACATAGTCGACACTCATCTTCCGCAAGGTTTGGCCGAATTTGGTTTGCGTGCAGATAACGTGCAGCCAATTCTCGATCATTGTCGCAGCGGCAGCATGTTGGGTAATCCACTGGTGTTATCCGACCAAGCGTTAAAACAGGCGATGCTAGAAGCACTTTAA